CTTTCAATAATCGAGCGCAAACGTGTCACTTCAGAATCCGCGATACCTTGTGCTGCTAATTTTTTAATCGACGCATTTATTTTATCCAGTAGCGGAGCAAGCTCCATACCTTTTTGTGGATTCGGTTGAGTGTAGATATCAAAGGTACAACTGAGTTCACTGCAACTATGATAAGCCGCAACATTGGTGGCATAACCCGTCTCTACCAGATCTTTATACAGCACTGAGTTCTTACCACCACCCAAGGCATAGGCAAACAAATCCAATGGCGCTTCGTCTTTATGGCCCATGTACACTGTTGGATAGCTGATATACAGCATTGGCTGAGGCACATTGTCTTCTAAGGTAATATAACGATCTTTATCCAGACTCACAGGTGCAGGCTCGACGTCTTTTACTTCAGGACCTTTAGGGATAGTAGCAAAATACTGATTCACCCAAGCTAACGTATCGGCTTTATCAAATTTACCAGCAATCGTTAATGTTGCGTTGTTTGGTCCATACCAGCGTAAGAAAAACTGTTTTAAATCATTTACATCAACACGGTCTAAATCTTCAACATAACCAATAGGCTGCCAAGAATAAGGATGGTCTCGTGGATATAAAGCTTCACCAATACGTTCACCAAGTAAGCCATAAGGACGGTTGTCGACACGCTGTGAACGTTCATTTTTGACCGTCGCACGTTGGATCTCAAACTTACGCTGATCGACTGCATCTAATAAAAAACCCATGCGATCGGCTTCTAGCCACAGCATTTTCTCTAATTGATTAGCCGGTACGGTTTGATAATAGTTGGTTCTATCTTGATTGGTACTACCATTCATTGATCCGCCAGCTTCATTCACAATTTTAAAATGCTGCTGATCACCGACATGTTTACTGCCTTGGAACATCATATGTTCAAAGAAATGCGCGAAACCTGATTTACCCAGCTCTTCACGTGCAGAGCCAACATGGTAAGTCATATCAACATAGGTCAAGGGATCGGAATCGTCTTCATGTAAGATCACCGTAAGGCCGTTGCTTAACTGATATTTTTCATAAGGGATTAACAAGCTATCAGGGGCTTTCAGTTGTTTATCAACTAGGGTCATTCCTGCAGGCAATGCCACAACATCATTGTTTTTATCTAATAATGAGCAGCCTCCCAGTAATATCATTGAAGAGCCTAGTACTACCGCACTATAAAAAGCATTAAAACGCATCAAAAATTCCTTGTCCATGCTCTTAAACATGAAAGTTAAATATAAAAATCATCAGCCAACTGAACTCATAAACCAGATTAAAACTGCATAACGCATTGATTTACCAAGCATGATAGCGATAAAAGAAAGCACCGGATTTAAACGTAACCAACCAGCTAATAAACAAAAAACATCACCAAAAATAGGCAACCAACTCAATAACAAGCTACTCCACCCCCACCGTTGGATCACATCATGTACGCGGCGGTAATGCTTATTAGCTGAAAAATCGATGGGTTTCTTCGCATAGATGAAATACCCCATGTAGAAAGTAAGGATAGACCCTAATACATTACCACTGGTGGCCATGATGAAAAGTTGCCAGTGTGACCACACTCCTTCAAGCAGCATCGCGGTTAATAATATTTCCGAACTACCAGGTAAAATGGTCGCAGACGTAAAACTACTTAAAAATAATAACCAAAGACCCATTTAACCCTCTAATTTCATTTACTCACAGTATGTCTAGCAAGAGAATTAAGTCACACTATATATTGAAGTTAGACGTATAATCAAAGTTAGGCATGCTAATATTATTGCTTAATGTACTTATCGACACATTAGCATATTTATCAAAATGATAAATATGCAGAGTATAATTAAAGTGGTAGGACAGTTTAGCCACTATATAATTCAATAAATAGTGATTAATCGCTACGTTGGGGAGTTTATGTTTAAATTTTTTTTATTACCTTTGATACTTAGCATCTTGTGGTTTGGCTTTTTGCAATACAACAACTGGACAATACAGCAAGGTAAGAAAGGTTTTATTTACATTATCTGTGGCACCAGCGTGACCATCGCTTTTTTAAGCTTGATGATGTATCTGACGAGTTAGTGTAATTGATACTACACAGGCGCTGTAAAGCAGTGCAGATGCTAGAGAATAGAGAATAGAGAATAGAATAAGATGGCATAAGAAAATAGCTTAGGTGATAGAAGATTAGGGTTCACTAAATTTCAGGCATAAAAAAACCGCTATTAAGCGGTTTCTTTAATTAATGGCGGAGAGGGAGAGATTCGAACTCTCGATGGGATTTAAAGCCCATACTCCCTTAGCAGGGGAGCGCCTTCGGCCACTCGGCCACCTCTCCACACAAACCCTATTATTACGAATAACCTCGACAATGTAAAGACTTACATTGGAAAATTCGTAATAATATAATAAATGGTGCGGACGGAAGGATTCGAACCTTCGACCGCCTGGTTCGTAGCCAAGTACTCTATCCAGCTGAGCTACGTCCGCACAAAAAACTATATTTAAAATAGATGGTGCGGATGGGAGGATTCGAACCTCCGACCGCCTGGTTCGTAGCCAGGTACTCTATCCAGCTGAGCTACATCCGCACATATTCTATTTTAAGAACTTGTTTTATTTTACC
This portion of the Moritella sp. Urea-trap-13 genome encodes:
- a CDS encoding YqaA family protein, whose amino-acid sequence is MGLWLLFLSSFTSATILPGSSEILLTAMLLEGVWSHWQLFIMATSGNVLGSILTFYMGYFIYAKKPIDFSANKHYRRVHDVIQRWGWSSLLLSWLPIFGDVFCLLAGWLRLNPVLSFIAIMLGKSMRYAVLIWFMSSVG